The following proteins are encoded in a genomic region of Alphaproteobacteria bacterium:
- the ligA gene encoding NAD-dependent DNA ligase LigA, with protein sequence MSPRKKKAETFTPIEAAAELARLADLIAHHDRRYHQMDAPEIPDAEYDKLRADYRALLDQYPQLAPANDPEKRVGAAPVQAFGKVAHRAPMLSLGNAFSAEDIDDFIARIRRFLQWPEDKPLEFIAEPKIDGASSSLRYENGIFIQGATRGDGTTGENVTANLRTIKAIPQKLPPPFPAVLEIRGEVFMRRGDFLQLNAAREKQGEEPFANPRNSAAGSLRQLDSSITASRKLEFFAYALGEISEPVAATQSDMRKKLKSWGFHLNEPSELCETPEALMAYYRKIEALRTDLPFDIDGVVYKVERFDLQERLGFVSRAPRWAIAHKFAAEQAQTRLRAITTQVGRTGVLTPVADLEPVNVGGVMVARATLHNADEIARKDIRVGDLVTVQRAGDVIPQILGADLAARPKDSEPFHFPSRCPICGSHVVQEEGYAARRCSGGLVCPAQQQERLRHFTSRDAFNIEGLGEQRIDLFLARKLIEHPADIFTLKNKRGEILEMEGWQEKSVDKLLAAIEARRAMPLAKFIYALGIPQIGDVTARQLAAHYRHYESWLSAMLAAAAGDEKAVHELDDLPNIAESTIKSIAQFFAEKGNVKAVMDLAAQLTVEDHAARAASDHPLAGKTVVFTGTLQQMSRSEAKAKAESLGAKIGSDVSKNTDYVVIGEDAGSKAKRAHELGLKTLTEEEWLGMMR encoded by the coding sequence ATGAGTCCGCGCAAGAAAAAAGCCGAAACCTTTACCCCCATCGAAGCTGCCGCCGAACTGGCGCGGCTCGCGGACCTGATCGCGCATCACGACCGGCGCTATCACCAGATGGATGCGCCGGAAATTCCGGACGCCGAATATGACAAACTGCGCGCCGACTATCGCGCGCTGCTCGATCAATACCCGCAGCTCGCGCCCGCCAACGACCCGGAAAAGCGCGTCGGCGCGGCGCCCGTCCAGGCTTTCGGCAAAGTCGCGCATCGCGCGCCGATGCTGTCGCTGGGCAACGCGTTCAGCGCCGAAGACATCGACGATTTCATCGCGCGCATCCGCCGCTTCCTGCAATGGCCGGAGGACAAGCCGCTGGAATTCATCGCCGAGCCGAAAATCGACGGCGCATCGTCGAGCCTGCGCTACGAGAACGGCATCTTCATTCAGGGCGCGACGCGCGGCGACGGAACCACCGGCGAGAATGTCACCGCCAATCTGCGCACCATCAAGGCTATTCCGCAAAAACTCCCGCCGCCCTTCCCCGCCGTCTTGGAAATTCGCGGCGAGGTTTTCATGCGCCGCGGCGATTTTCTGCAGCTCAACGCGGCGCGAGAAAAACAAGGCGAGGAGCCGTTCGCCAATCCGCGCAATTCGGCGGCGGGCAGCCTGCGCCAGCTCGATTCCTCGATCACAGCCTCGCGCAAGCTGGAATTTTTCGCCTATGCTCTCGGAGAAATCAGCGAGCCGGTTGCCGCCACTCAATCCGACATGCGGAAAAAACTTAAAAGCTGGGGATTCCATCTCAACGAACCTTCCGAATTATGCGAAACCCCCGAAGCGCTGATGGCCTATTATAGAAAGATCGAAGCCCTGCGCACCGATCTGCCTTTCGATATCGACGGCGTGGTGTATAAGGTCGAGCGTTTCGACCTTCAGGAGCGCCTGGGCTTCGTCAGCCGCGCGCCGCGCTGGGCCATCGCCCATAAATTCGCCGCCGAACAGGCGCAGACCAGGCTTCGCGCCATCACCACGCAGGTCGGGCGCACCGGCGTCTTGACTCCCGTCGCCGATCTCGAGCCGGTCAATGTCGGCGGCGTCATGGTCGCGCGCGCGACGTTGCATAACGCCGATGAAATCGCCCGCAAGGATATCCGCGTCGGCGACCTCGTGACGGTGCAGCGCGCGGGCGACGTGATCCCGCAGATTCTGGGAGCCGATCTTGCCGCCCGGCCCAAGGATTCCGAGCCTTTCCATTTCCCCAGCCGCTGCCCGATCTGCGGCTCGCATGTGGTGCAAGAGGAAGGCTACGCGGCGCGGCGCTGTTCCGGCGGACTGGTCTGCCCGGCGCAGCAGCAGGAAAGGCTTCGCCATTTCACCAGCCGCGACGCCTTCAACATCGAAGGATTGGGCGAGCAGCGCATCGATCTTTTCCTGGCGCGGAAGCTGATCGAGCATCCCGCCGATATTTTCACCCTCAAGAACAAACGCGGCGAAATCCTGGAGATGGAAGGCTGGCAGGAAAAATCCGTCGATAAGCTGCTCGCCGCCATCGAGGCGCGGCGCGCCATGCCGCTCGCCAAATTCATCTATGCGCTCGGCATTCCGCAAATCGGCGACGTGACGGCAAGGCAGCTTGCCGCGCATTACCGCCATTACGAATCCTGGCTATCCGCCATGCTGGCAGCCGCGGCGGGCGACGAAAAAGCCGTGCATGAGCTTGACGATCTTCCCAACATTGCCGAATCCACGATCAAGAGCATCGCACAATTTTTCGCCGAGAAAGGCAATGTGAAGGCGGTCATGGATCTGGCGGCGCAACTGACCGTCGAAGACCATGCCGCGCGCGCGGCCAGCGATCACCCGCTCGCCGGAAAAACCGTCGTCTTCACCGGCACGCTGCAACAAATGAGCCGCAGCGAGGCAAAGGCGAAAGCGGAATCCCTCGGCGCAAAGATCGGCAGCGATGTGTCGAAGAATACCGACTATGTGGTGATCGGCGAAGACGCGGGCAGCAAAGCCAAACGCGCCCATGAACTCGGCCTCAAGACTCTGACCGAGGAAGAATGGCTGGGAATGATGCGGTGA
- the recN gene encoding DNA repair protein RecN has translation MLNRLAINDVVLIDRLALELGDGLIVFTGETGAGKSILLDALGLALGARSDAALVRRGSANAAVTAEFSLPRGHAANLLLAEQGIPAEDALILRRTVSADGKSRASINDQPVSIGLLRIIGQHLVEIHGQFESHGLLDAATHRKILDAFGGHGALADTAAAAHAAWQAARQAESEAAEAIAAARREEDYLRAALRELDDLAPEAGEADGLAARRTQLQNREKIVGALDAAQKLLTEHRGAARLINEAAHGIAKIATQAGPEIQEILATLDRLASETDEAGDAIDRLMRDDMLDPAQLNIAEERLFALRAAARKHQTAPDELPQIRRNLAARLAALDHQTDHLAALAKATAASRRAFSEAVGRLSAARANAAKKLEKEVNNELPALKLGAATLTAGLVSLPEEEWNAHGGERVAFLGQTNPGAAPAPLQKIASGGELARFMLALKVVLAAADPVPTLVFDEVDAGIGGATAAAVGERLAKLAQSVQVMVVTHSPQVAAKAAQHWRVEKSSAEGMTTTAIARLDDHARREEIARMLAGSAITDAARAAAADLIAENTETLAVPANLAPKAKRAKRQ, from the coding sequence ATGCTGAATCGCCTTGCCATCAATGACGTCGTATTGATCGACCGCCTCGCGCTGGAGCTTGGCGATGGGCTGATCGTCTTCACCGGCGAAACAGGCGCGGGAAAATCGATCCTGCTCGACGCGCTCGGCCTCGCGCTCGGGGCGCGGAGCGATGCCGCGCTGGTGCGGCGCGGAAGCGCCAATGCCGCGGTGACGGCGGAATTCTCGCTGCCGCGCGGCCATGCCGCCAACCTCCTGCTCGCCGAACAAGGCATACCGGCGGAAGACGCGCTGATCCTGCGCCGAACCGTGAGCGCCGACGGCAAAAGCCGCGCCAGCATCAACGACCAGCCGGTCAGCATCGGCCTGCTTCGCATAATCGGCCAGCATCTCGTCGAAATTCACGGGCAGTTTGAAAGCCACGGCCTGCTCGACGCCGCGACGCACCGGAAAATTCTCGACGCCTTCGGCGGCCATGGCGCTCTGGCCGATACGGCCGCCGCCGCTCATGCCGCATGGCAGGCCGCGCGGCAAGCGGAAAGCGAGGCCGCCGAAGCCATAGCAGCCGCGCGGCGCGAGGAAGATTATCTGCGCGCCGCCCTGCGCGAACTTGACGATCTTGCGCCGGAAGCGGGCGAAGCCGACGGCCTCGCCGCACGCCGCACGCAGCTTCAGAACCGCGAGAAAATCGTCGGCGCGCTCGACGCGGCGCAGAAACTCCTGACCGAACATCGCGGCGCGGCACGCCTTATCAACGAAGCGGCGCACGGCATCGCCAAGATCGCCACGCAGGCCGGCCCGGAAATTCAGGAAATTCTGGCGACGCTCGACCGGCTGGCCTCGGAAACCGACGAGGCGGGCGACGCCATCGACCGCCTGATGCGCGACGACATGCTCGACCCGGCGCAGCTGAACATCGCCGAAGAAAGATTATTCGCGCTGCGCGCCGCCGCCCGCAAACATCAGACCGCGCCCGACGAATTGCCGCAAATCCGCCGGAACCTTGCCGCGCGGCTTGCCGCGCTCGATCATCAGACCGACCATCTGGCCGCGCTCGCCAAAGCTACGGCGGCCTCGCGCCGCGCCTTCAGCGAGGCCGTGGGCCGGCTTTCGGCGGCGCGGGCAAACGCGGCGAAGAAGCTGGAAAAGGAAGTGAATAACGAGCTTCCGGCGCTCAAGCTCGGCGCGGCGACGCTTACGGCGGGTCTTGTTTCGCTGCCCGAAGAAGAATGGAACGCCCATGGCGGCGAGCGCGTGGCGTTCCTCGGCCAGACCAATCCGGGCGCCGCGCCCGCGCCGCTGCAGAAAATCGCCTCCGGCGGCGAGCTGGCGCGCTTCATGCTGGCGCTCAAAGTCGTGCTCGCGGCGGCGGACCCGGTGCCGACTCTCGTCTTCGACGAAGTGGATGCGGGCATCGGCGGCGCGACCGCCGCCGCGGTCGGCGAAAGATTGGCGAAGCTGGCCCAATCGGTTCAGGTGATGGTCGTGACGCACAGCCCGCAGGTCGCGGCCAAGGCGGCGCAGCATTGGCGCGTCGAGAAATCGAGCGCCGAGGGCATGACGACGACCGCCATCGCGCGGCTTGACGATCATGCGCGGCGCGAGGAAATCGCCCGCATGCTGGCGGGCAGCGCGATCACGGACGCCGCGCGCGCGGCGGCGGCGGATTTGATCGCGGAGAACACGGAGACGCTCGCCGTCCCGGCCAATCTTGCGCCTAAAGCGAAGCGGGCCAAGCGCCAATGA
- a CDS encoding class I SAM-dependent methyltransferase — protein sequence MGPWDIVFLVIILFTLVCLSYFYYERKTGVPTFPTMPAMRNKVIEVLRKEMAARPGQPFTVIDLGSGSGQATWHIAKALPEAQIIGIELSFVPWLRSVIRQKLFGPANLEYKRVDFLTYDISQVDAVFMYLVGKIMERVSAKLRAELKPGALAISNKFPLPGWEPYDTAVPQTLYKTVMLLYRQGGQTRQEPERTLQAG from the coding sequence ATGGGCCCCTGGGATATCGTTTTTCTGGTCATCATTCTCTTCACCCTGGTGTGCCTCAGCTACTTCTATTACGAGCGCAAGACAGGCGTGCCGACATTCCCGACCATGCCCGCCATGCGGAATAAGGTCATCGAGGTCCTGAGAAAGGAAATGGCGGCGCGTCCGGGCCAGCCATTCACCGTCATCGATCTCGGTTCGGGCAGCGGCCAGGCCACCTGGCATATCGCCAAGGCCCTCCCCGAAGCCCAGATCATCGGCATCGAACTGTCATTCGTCCCCTGGCTGCGCTCGGTCATCCGCCAGAAGCTGTTCGGCCCCGCGAATCTCGAATACAAGCGCGTCGATTTCCTGACCTATGACATTTCGCAGGTCGACGCCGTATTCATGTATCTGGTCGGCAAGATCATGGAGCGCGTCAGCGCGAAATTGCGCGCCGAGCTTAAGCCGGGCGCGCTGGCCATTTCCAATAAATTCCCCCTGCCCGGCTGGGAACCCTATGATACCGCCGTTCCGCAGACCCTTTATAAGACGGTCATGCTGCTTTACCGGCAGGGCGGACAGACGAGGCAGGAACCGGAAAGAACCTTGCAGGCGGGGTAA
- a CDS encoding outer membrane protein assembly factor BamD — MGSSPGYRLSRAGMVLLAALCLAACSGDKDKDKDVEKPVDELYNDAAKQLEDGDYKKSASLFEEVERQYPYSQWATRAQLMAAFAQYEGQDYDASVATLDRFIQLHPGNPQIDYAYYLRALDYYERVADVARDQNYTREAEKALQDIVSRFPDTAYARDAIVKISLIQDQLAGAEMEVGRYYIKQKIYNAALSRFQNVVEKYQTTSHVPEALHRMVECYLGLGIKKEAQATAAVLGYNFPGSPWYQYSYDLLDGEKLTPQPSHESWIGRAWRRVL; from the coding sequence ATGGGATCATCACCGGGTTACAGGCTTTCGCGCGCGGGCATGGTGCTTTTGGCGGCCCTCTGCCTCGCTGCGTGCAGCGGCGACAAAGACAAGGACAAAGACGTCGAAAAGCCCGTCGATGAGCTTTACAACGACGCCGCCAAGCAGCTGGAAGACGGCGACTACAAAAAATCCGCCAGTCTCTTTGAAGAAGTCGAACGGCAATATCCCTACTCGCAATGGGCGACGCGGGCGCAGCTTATGGCCGCCTTCGCCCAATATGAGGGGCAGGATTACGACGCCTCGGTCGCCACGCTGGACCGCTTCATCCAGCTTCATCCCGGCAATCCCCAGATCGATTACGCCTATTACCTTCGCGCCCTCGATTACTATGAGCGCGTCGCCGATGTCGCGCGCGACCAGAACTATACCCGCGAGGCGGAAAAAGCCCTGCAAGATATCGTGTCCCGCTTTCCCGACACGGCCTACGCCCGCGACGCCATCGTCAAAATCTCGCTGATCCAGGACCAGCTGGCGGGCGCGGAGATGGAAGTCGGACGCTACTACATCAAACAAAAAATCTATAATGCGGCGCTGTCGCGCTTTCAGAATGTTGTTGAAAAATACCAGACGACAAGCCATGTTCCCGAAGCGTTGCACCGCATGGTGGAATGCTATCTCGGCCTCGGCATCAAGAAAGAGGCTCAGGCGACGGCGGCCGTTCTCGGCTATAACTTCCCCGGAAGCCCGTGGTATCAATACAGCTACGATTTGCTCGACGGAGAAAAGCTCACGCCGCAGCCAAGTCACGAAAGTTGGATCGGGCGCGCATGGCGCCGGGTTCTTTGA
- the lpxC gene encoding UDP-3-O-acyl-N-acetylglucosamine deacetylase, whose translation MTPLDTIPFVARRQDNFRPLPLVMQNTLRGTAQCTGVGVHSGEIVTLKLHPAPADHGIVFVRTDLPAGQNTIPATWDSVMDTRLCTVIGNATGATVGTVEHLLAAMRAMDIDNALVEIDGAEVPIMDGSSAPFVFLIEMAGIIEQDEPRQWIEILKPVQVDLDGKRAALVPGDQSVFNVEILFKSPVIDRQSYDFAVSPAGFKGEISRARTFGFLEEVDQLRKMGLARGGSLHNAIVINGDKIMNEDGLRYHDEFVRHKLLDAIGDLSLAGAPILGSFEGYCTGHALNNKLLRALFADASAWRMVTRPNMDAQTDLAATG comes from the coding sequence GTGACCCCTCTCGACACTATACCCTTCGTTGCCCGCCGCCAGGATAACTTCCGGCCCCTGCCCCTGGTGATGCAGAACACGCTGCGCGGCACCGCGCAATGCACCGGCGTTGGCGTCCATAGCGGCGAGATCGTCACCCTCAAGCTTCATCCCGCCCCAGCCGACCACGGCATCGTTTTCGTGCGGACGGATTTGCCCGCCGGACAGAACACCATTCCCGCGACGTGGGACAGCGTCATGGACACCAGGCTTTGCACCGTCATCGGCAACGCCACGGGCGCCACCGTCGGCACGGTCGAGCATTTGCTGGCCGCCATGCGCGCCATGGATATCGACAACGCGCTGGTCGAGATCGACGGCGCCGAAGTGCCGATCATGGACGGCAGTTCCGCGCCTTTCGTCTTTTTGATCGAAATGGCCGGCATCATCGAACAGGACGAGCCGCGCCAGTGGATCGAGATTCTCAAGCCGGTTCAGGTCGATCTTGACGGCAAGCGCGCCGCGCTCGTGCCCGGCGACCAGTCCGTCTTCAATGTCGAAATATTATTCAAATCCCCCGTGATCGACCGCCAGAGCTATGATTTCGCCGTATCGCCCGCCGGTTTCAAAGGCGAGATCAGCCGGGCCCGCACCTTCGGCTTCCTGGAAGAAGTCGATCAGTTGCGGAAAATGGGCTTGGCGCGCGGCGGCTCGCTGCATAACGCCATCGTCATCAACGGCGACAAGATCATGAATGAAGACGGCTTGCGCTATCATGACGAGTTCGTCCGCCATAAATTGCTCGACGCGATCGGCGATCTCAGCCTCGCGGGCGCGCCGATTCTCGGCTCGTTCGAGGGCTATTGCACCGGCCACGCGCTGAACAACAAGCTGCTGCGGGCGCTGTTCGCCGACGCAAGCGCCTGGCGCATGGTCACGCGCCCCAACATGGATGCCCAAACCGATCTGGCGGCGACAGGTTGA